From the genome of Triticum aestivum cultivar Chinese Spring chromosome 3B, IWGSC CS RefSeq v2.1, whole genome shotgun sequence, one region includes:
- the LOC123072612 gene encoding DNA mismatch repair protein MLH1 isoform X3: MEVDEPAPHGGGGGGAPPRIRRLEESVVNRIAAGEVVQRPSSAVKELVENSIDAGASTVSVTVKDGGLKLIQVSDDGHGIRCEDLPILCERHTTSKLSAYEDLQTIKSMGFRGEALASMTYVGHVTVTTITEGQLHGYRVSYRDGVMENDPKPCAAVKGTQVMVENLFYNMVARRKTLQNSNDDYPKIVDFISRFAVHHINHGANRADVHSGSTSSRLDAIRNVYGASVVRDLMEIQVSDENAVDEIFKMDGFISNANYVAKKTTMILFINDRLVDCTSLKRATEFVYSAILPQASKPFIYMSINLPPEHVDVNIHPTKKEVSLLNQERIIEKIKDAIEEKLLNCNNTRIFQTQALNSSALTQSNIRKDMSTEISTPTGEKSQKVPVSQMVRTDPRDPSGRLHTYWQGQSSNLEKKSDLVTVRNIVRSRRNPKDAGDLSSRHELLTEIDSNLHPGLFDIVKNCTYVGVADEVFALIQHNTLLYLVNVVNVSKELMYQQALCRFGNFNAIQLSEPAPLRELLTMALKDDESMSDVNEKEKLEIAEVNTEILKENAEMINEYFSIHIDQGGNLTRLPVVLDQYTPDMDRLPEFMLTLGNDIAWDVEKECFRTAAAAIGNFYALHPPILPNPSGKGIRLYKRNKDSMGSAEPADNDLTGTDEDDVDQELVAEAEAAWAQREWTIQHVLFPSMRLFLKPPKSMATDGTFVQIASLDKLYKIFERC; this comes from the exons ATGGAGGTCGACGAGCCGGCGCCgcacggcgggggcgggggcggggcccCGCCCCGCATCCGGCGGCTGGAGGAGTCGGTGGTGAACCGCATCGCCGCGGGGGAGGTGGTCCAGCGGCCGTCGTCGGCGGTGAAGGAGCTCGTCGAGAACAGCATCGACGCCGGCGCCTCCACCGTCTCTGTCACCGTCAAGGACGGCGGCCTCAAGCTCATCCAGGTCTCCGACGACGGCCACGGCATCCGG TGTGAGGACTTGCCAATATTGTGTGAGAGACATACTACCTCAAAGCTGTCTGCATATGAGGACCTACAAACAATAAAGTCCATGGGGTTCAGAGGGGAGGCTTTGGCCAGTATGACTTATGTTGGCCATGTTACGGTGACAACAATAACAGAAGGCCAACTGCATGGCTACAG AGTTTCTTATAGGGATGGAGTAATGGAGAATGACCCGAAGCCCTGTGCTGCGGTTAAAGGAACTCAAGTCATG GTTGAAAATTTATTCTACAATATGGTAGCTCGTAGGAAAACACTGCAGAACTCCAATGATGACTATCCAAAGATAGTGGACTTCATCAGTCGGTTTGCGGTCCATCACATCAAT CATGGAGCCAATAGAGCAGATGTTCACAGTGGGAGCACATCTTCAAGGCTAGATGCTATTAGGAATGTCTACGGGGCTTCGGTTGTTCGTGATCTGATGGAAATACAGGTTTCAGATGAGAATGCTGTAGATGAAATATTCAAGATGGATGGTTTCATCTCAAATGCAAATTATGTGGCAAAAAAGACTACTATGATTCTTTTCATAAATG ATAGACTTGTAGACTGCACTTCTTTGAAAAGAGCTACTGAATTTGTGTACTCTGCAATACTGCCTCAAGCATCCAAACCCTTCATATACATGTCCATCAATCTTCCACCAGAACACGTGGATGTCAATATACATCCAACCAAAAAGGAG GTTAGCCTCTTAAATCAAGAGCGTATTATTGAAAAAATTAAAGATGCTATTGAGGAAAAACTGCTGAACTGTAATAACACAAGGATATTCCAAACTCAG GCACTAAACTCTTCAGCACTTACTCAATCTAACATACGAAAGGACATGAGCACGGAGATCAGCACGCCTACTG GAGAAAAATCTCAAAAGGTTCCTGTGAGCCAAATGGTCAGAACAGATCCACGCGATCCATCTGGAAGGTTGCACACCTATTGGCAAGGTCAATCTTCAAATCTTGAAAAGAAATCTGACCTTGTTACCGTGAG AAATATTGTAAGATCAAGAAGAAATCCAAAAGATGCTGGTGATTTGTCCAGTCGCCATGAGCTTCTTACAGAAATAGATTCTAACTTACATCCCG GCCTTTTCGATATTGTTAAGAATTGCACATATGTTGGAGTTGCCGATGAGGTTTTCGCTTTGATACAGCACAATACCCTCTTATACCTTGTCAATGTGGTAAATGTTAG CAAAGAACTCATGTACCAACAAGCTCTGTGCCGCTTTGGAAACTTCAATGCTATACAGCTAAGTGAACCTGCTCCGCTTCGGGAGTTGCTGACAATGGCACTGAAAGATGACGAATCAATGAGTGATGTAAATGAGAAGGAGAAACTAGAAATTGCAGAA GTGAACACTGAGATACTAAAAGAAAATGCTGAGATGATTAATGAGTACTTCTCGATTCACATTGATCAAGGTGGCAACCTGACCAGACTTCCGGTTGTACTTGATCAGTACACCCCTGATATGGATCGCCTTCCAGAGTTCATGTTGACTCTAGGAAATGAC ATTGCCTGGGACGTTGAGAAAGAGTGCTTCAGAACGGCAGCAGCTGCTATTGGAAACTTCTATGCGCTTCATCCTCCCATCCTTCCAAATCCATCTGGCAAAGGCATTCGGTTATACAAGAGAAATAAAGATTCCATGGGAAGTGCTGAACCGGCTGATAACGATTTAACAGGTACAG ATGAAGATGACGTCGACCAAGAGCTGGTTGCGGAAGCAGAGGCGGCATGGGCTCAGCGCGAGTGGACCATCCAGCACGTCTTGTTCCCGTCCATGCGACTTTTCCTCAAGCCCCCTAAGTCGATGGCAACGGATGGAACGTTCGTCCAG ATTGCTTCTCTAGACAAGCTTTACAAGATCTTCGAGAGATGCTAG
- the LOC123072613 gene encoding serine/arginine-rich splicing factor SR45 isoform X2 → MAKPRRGRSGSRSSSGSSSRSASSGSSRSRSRSRSLSSSSSSPARSRGRSPPAAKRSSPGAKKARSPSPPVKKGSPSRKGRSSSPPPKKASPPRKASPPPQSVVLHVDHLSRNVNEAHLKEIFGNFGEVVNVELSMDKFVNLPRGYGYIEFKKRTDAEKALLYMDGGQIDGNVVKLKFTLPPRQRASSPLKPPPPPPKRDAPQNDKVAIGAEKDAPQRPGGSSPRKKPPSPPRKRSPPNRRAESPRRPPNPSPRRRAESPIRRRPDLSPVRRGDRRPGSPIRRRSPSPRRHRSPMRRGRGSLSPRRRSPGPPRRSPGPPRRRSPPPRRLRSPPRRPPPPPPRRHSRSPPPRRPLHSRSRSISPRRGRGPPLRRGRSDSSYSASPSPPRKGPRRVSRSRSPRRPPRGRSGSSDSGSSSSSPTPRRR, encoded by the exons ATGGCGAAGCCCCGCCGCGGCCGCTCCGGCTCGCGGTCCTCGTcgggctcctcctcccgctccgcctcctcgggctcctcccgctcgcgctcgcgctcgcgctccctctcctcctcctcctcctcgcccgccCGCTCCCGGGGCCGCTCCCCTCCCGCCGCCAAGCGCAG TTCACCTGGAGCAAAGAAAGCTCGATCACCTTCACCCCCTGTCAAAAAAGGGTCACCATCAAGAAAAGGCCGCTCATCATCTCCCCCACCCAAGAAAGCGTCACCTCCTAG GAAAGCAtctcctcctcctcagtcggttgTTCTACATGTTGATCATCTATCCAGAAATGTGAATGAGGCTCATTTGAAGGAGATATTTG GAAATTTTGGTGAAGTGGTGAATGTGGAGCTATCAATGGACAAATTT GTTAATCTCCCTCGTGGGTATGGATACATCGAGTTCAAGAAGAGGACTGATGCTGAGAAGGCTCTTCTTTACATGGATGGT GGGCAAATTGATGGAAATGTTGTCAAGTTGAAGTTCACACTGCCACCACGCCAAAGGGCTTCTTCACCTTTaaagccacctcctcctccccccaaaAGAGATGCTCCTCAGAATGATAAAGTTGCTATTGGTGCTGAAAAGGATGCTCCGCAGCGGCCTGGGGGAT CATCTCCACGAAAGAAGCCACCTTCTCCTCCGCGAAAGAGGTCTCCTCCAAACAGAAGGGCTGAGTCACCCCGGCGTCCACCCAATCCATCTCCAAGGCGTCGTGCTGAGTCTCCTATTCGTCGTCGACCAGATCTTTCCCCTGTTAGGCGTGGTGACAGAAGACCAGGATCTCCAATTAGAAGACGTTCTCCTTCACCTAGAAGGCATAGGTCACCAATGCG GAGGGGTCGTGGCAGCTTATCACCACGCAGACGCTCCCCGGGGCCTCCTAGGCGCTCACCTGGGCCTCCCAGACGGCG GTCACCACCACCAAGGAGGTTGAGGAGCCCTCCGAgaaggccaccaccaccacctccgcgccGTCACAGCCGctcccctcctcctcgccgccctctTCACTCCCGCTCCAGATCAATTTCTCCTCGTAG GGGCCGGGGACCACCATTGAGGCGTGGAAGGTCAGATTCGTCCTATTCTGCATCACCCAGTCCTCCAAGAAAG GGACCTAGAAGGGTGTCAAGGAGCCGCAGCCCTAGAAG GCCTCCAAGAGGAAGGAGTGGCTCTAGCGACAGCGGGAGCAGCAGCTCTTCCCCAACCCCAAGGCGCAGGTAG
- the LOC123072613 gene encoding serine/arginine-rich splicing factor SR45 isoform X1, protein MAKPRRGRSGSRSSSGSSSRSASSGSSRSRSRSRSLSSSSSSPARSRGRSPPAAKRSSPGAKKARSPSPPVKKGSPSRKGRSSSPPPKKASPPRKASPPPQSVVLHVDHLSRNVNEAHLKEIFGNFGEVVNVELSMDKFVNLPRGYGYIEFKKRTDAEKALLYMDGGQIDGNVVKLKFTLPPRQRASSPLKPPPPPPKRDAPQNDKVAIGAEKDAPQRPGGSASPRKKPPSPPRKRSPPNRRAESPRRPPNPSPRRRAESPIRRRPDLSPVRRGDRRPGSPIRRRSPSPRRHRSPMRRGRGSLSPRRRSPGPPRRSPGPPRRRSPPPRRLRSPPRRPPPPPPRRHSRSPPPRRPLHSRSRSISPRRGRGPPLRRGRSDSSYSASPSPPRKGPRRVSRSRSPRRPPRGRSGSSDSGSSSSSPTPRRR, encoded by the exons ATGGCGAAGCCCCGCCGCGGCCGCTCCGGCTCGCGGTCCTCGTcgggctcctcctcccgctccgcctcctcgggctcctcccgctcgcgctcgcgctcgcgctccctctcctcctcctcctcctcgcccgccCGCTCCCGGGGCCGCTCCCCTCCCGCCGCCAAGCGCAG TTCACCTGGAGCAAAGAAAGCTCGATCACCTTCACCCCCTGTCAAAAAAGGGTCACCATCAAGAAAAGGCCGCTCATCATCTCCCCCACCCAAGAAAGCGTCACCTCCTAG GAAAGCAtctcctcctcctcagtcggttgTTCTACATGTTGATCATCTATCCAGAAATGTGAATGAGGCTCATTTGAAGGAGATATTTG GAAATTTTGGTGAAGTGGTGAATGTGGAGCTATCAATGGACAAATTT GTTAATCTCCCTCGTGGGTATGGATACATCGAGTTCAAGAAGAGGACTGATGCTGAGAAGGCTCTTCTTTACATGGATGGT GGGCAAATTGATGGAAATGTTGTCAAGTTGAAGTTCACACTGCCACCACGCCAAAGGGCTTCTTCACCTTTaaagccacctcctcctccccccaaaAGAGATGCTCCTCAGAATGATAAAGTTGCTATTGGTGCTGAAAAGGATGCTCCGCAGCGGCCTGGGGGAT CAGCATCTCCACGAAAGAAGCCACCTTCTCCTCCGCGAAAGAGGTCTCCTCCAAACAGAAGGGCTGAGTCACCCCGGCGTCCACCCAATCCATCTCCAAGGCGTCGTGCTGAGTCTCCTATTCGTCGTCGACCAGATCTTTCCCCTGTTAGGCGTGGTGACAGAAGACCAGGATCTCCAATTAGAAGACGTTCTCCTTCACCTAGAAGGCATAGGTCACCAATGCG GAGGGGTCGTGGCAGCTTATCACCACGCAGACGCTCCCCGGGGCCTCCTAGGCGCTCACCTGGGCCTCCCAGACGGCG GTCACCACCACCAAGGAGGTTGAGGAGCCCTCCGAgaaggccaccaccaccacctccgcgccGTCACAGCCGctcccctcctcctcgccgccctctTCACTCCCGCTCCAGATCAATTTCTCCTCGTAG GGGCCGGGGACCACCATTGAGGCGTGGAAGGTCAGATTCGTCCTATTCTGCATCACCCAGTCCTCCAAGAAAG GGACCTAGAAGGGTGTCAAGGAGCCGCAGCCCTAGAAG GCCTCCAAGAGGAAGGAGTGGCTCTAGCGACAGCGGGAGCAGCAGCTCTTCCCCAACCCCAAGGCGCAGGTAG
- the LOC123072612 gene encoding DNA mismatch repair protein MLH1 isoform X2 — translation MEVDEPAPHGGGGGGAPPRIRRLEESVVNRIAAGEVVQRPSSAVKELVENSIDAGASTVSVTVKDGGLKLIQVSDDGHGIRCEDLPILCERHTTSKLSAYEDLQTIKSMGFRGEALASMTYVGHVTVTTITEGQLHGYRVSYRDGVMENDPKPCAAVKGTQVMVENLFYNMVARRKTLQNSNDDYPKIVDFISRFAVHHINVNFSCRKHGANRADVHSGSTSSRLDAIRNVYGASVVRDLMEIQVSDENAVDEIFKMDGFISNANYVAKKTTMILFINDRLVDCTSLKRATEFVYSAILPQASKPFIYMSINLPPEHVDVNIHPTKKEVSLLNQERIIEKIKDAIEEKLLNCNNTRIFQTQALNSSALTQSNIRKDMSTEISTPTGEKSQKVPVSQMVRTDPRDPSGRLHTYWQGQSSNLEKKSDLVTVRNIVRSRRNPKDAGDLSSRHELLTEIDSNLHPGLFDIVKNCTYVGVADEVFALIQHNTLLYLVNVVNVSKELMYQQALCRFGNFNAIQLSEPAPLRELLTMALKDDESMSDVNEKEKLEIAEVNTEILKENAEMINEYFSIHIDQGGNLTRLPVVLDQYTPDMDRLPEFMLTLGNDIAWDVEKECFRTAAAAIGNFYALHPPILPNPSGKGIRLYKRNKDSMGSAEPADNDLTDEDDVDQELVAEAEAAWAQREWTIQHVLFPSMRLFLKPPKSMATDGTFVQIASLDKLYKIFERC, via the exons ATGGAGGTCGACGAGCCGGCGCCgcacggcgggggcgggggcggggcccCGCCCCGCATCCGGCGGCTGGAGGAGTCGGTGGTGAACCGCATCGCCGCGGGGGAGGTGGTCCAGCGGCCGTCGTCGGCGGTGAAGGAGCTCGTCGAGAACAGCATCGACGCCGGCGCCTCCACCGTCTCTGTCACCGTCAAGGACGGCGGCCTCAAGCTCATCCAGGTCTCCGACGACGGCCACGGCATCCGG TGTGAGGACTTGCCAATATTGTGTGAGAGACATACTACCTCAAAGCTGTCTGCATATGAGGACCTACAAACAATAAAGTCCATGGGGTTCAGAGGGGAGGCTTTGGCCAGTATGACTTATGTTGGCCATGTTACGGTGACAACAATAACAGAAGGCCAACTGCATGGCTACAG AGTTTCTTATAGGGATGGAGTAATGGAGAATGACCCGAAGCCCTGTGCTGCGGTTAAAGGAACTCAAGTCATG GTTGAAAATTTATTCTACAATATGGTAGCTCGTAGGAAAACACTGCAGAACTCCAATGATGACTATCCAAAGATAGTGGACTTCATCAGTCGGTTTGCGGTCCATCACATCAATGTGAACTTCTCTTGCAGAAAG CATGGAGCCAATAGAGCAGATGTTCACAGTGGGAGCACATCTTCAAGGCTAGATGCTATTAGGAATGTCTACGGGGCTTCGGTTGTTCGTGATCTGATGGAAATACAGGTTTCAGATGAGAATGCTGTAGATGAAATATTCAAGATGGATGGTTTCATCTCAAATGCAAATTATGTGGCAAAAAAGACTACTATGATTCTTTTCATAAATG ATAGACTTGTAGACTGCACTTCTTTGAAAAGAGCTACTGAATTTGTGTACTCTGCAATACTGCCTCAAGCATCCAAACCCTTCATATACATGTCCATCAATCTTCCACCAGAACACGTGGATGTCAATATACATCCAACCAAAAAGGAG GTTAGCCTCTTAAATCAAGAGCGTATTATTGAAAAAATTAAAGATGCTATTGAGGAAAAACTGCTGAACTGTAATAACACAAGGATATTCCAAACTCAG GCACTAAACTCTTCAGCACTTACTCAATCTAACATACGAAAGGACATGAGCACGGAGATCAGCACGCCTACTG GAGAAAAATCTCAAAAGGTTCCTGTGAGCCAAATGGTCAGAACAGATCCACGCGATCCATCTGGAAGGTTGCACACCTATTGGCAAGGTCAATCTTCAAATCTTGAAAAGAAATCTGACCTTGTTACCGTGAG AAATATTGTAAGATCAAGAAGAAATCCAAAAGATGCTGGTGATTTGTCCAGTCGCCATGAGCTTCTTACAGAAATAGATTCTAACTTACATCCCG GCCTTTTCGATATTGTTAAGAATTGCACATATGTTGGAGTTGCCGATGAGGTTTTCGCTTTGATACAGCACAATACCCTCTTATACCTTGTCAATGTGGTAAATGTTAG CAAAGAACTCATGTACCAACAAGCTCTGTGCCGCTTTGGAAACTTCAATGCTATACAGCTAAGTGAACCTGCTCCGCTTCGGGAGTTGCTGACAATGGCACTGAAAGATGACGAATCAATGAGTGATGTAAATGAGAAGGAGAAACTAGAAATTGCAGAA GTGAACACTGAGATACTAAAAGAAAATGCTGAGATGATTAATGAGTACTTCTCGATTCACATTGATCAAGGTGGCAACCTGACCAGACTTCCGGTTGTACTTGATCAGTACACCCCTGATATGGATCGCCTTCCAGAGTTCATGTTGACTCTAGGAAATGAC ATTGCCTGGGACGTTGAGAAAGAGTGCTTCAGAACGGCAGCAGCTGCTATTGGAAACTTCTATGCGCTTCATCCTCCCATCCTTCCAAATCCATCTGGCAAAGGCATTCGGTTATACAAGAGAAATAAAGATTCCATGGGAAGTGCTGAACCGGCTGATAACGATTTAACAG ATGAAGATGACGTCGACCAAGAGCTGGTTGCGGAAGCAGAGGCGGCATGGGCTCAGCGCGAGTGGACCATCCAGCACGTCTTGTTCCCGTCCATGCGACTTTTCCTCAAGCCCCCTAAGTCGATGGCAACGGATGGAACGTTCGTCCAG ATTGCTTCTCTAGACAAGCTTTACAAGATCTTCGAGAGATGCTAG
- the LOC123072612 gene encoding DNA mismatch repair protein MLH1 isoform X1 — protein sequence MEVDEPAPHGGGGGGAPPRIRRLEESVVNRIAAGEVVQRPSSAVKELVENSIDAGASTVSVTVKDGGLKLIQVSDDGHGIRCEDLPILCERHTTSKLSAYEDLQTIKSMGFRGEALASMTYVGHVTVTTITEGQLHGYRVSYRDGVMENDPKPCAAVKGTQVMVENLFYNMVARRKTLQNSNDDYPKIVDFISRFAVHHINVNFSCRKHGANRADVHSGSTSSRLDAIRNVYGASVVRDLMEIQVSDENAVDEIFKMDGFISNANYVAKKTTMILFINDRLVDCTSLKRATEFVYSAILPQASKPFIYMSINLPPEHVDVNIHPTKKEVSLLNQERIIEKIKDAIEEKLLNCNNTRIFQTQALNSSALTQSNIRKDMSTEISTPTGEKSQKVPVSQMVRTDPRDPSGRLHTYWQGQSSNLEKKSDLVTVRNIVRSRRNPKDAGDLSSRHELLTEIDSNLHPGLFDIVKNCTYVGVADEVFALIQHNTLLYLVNVVNVSKELMYQQALCRFGNFNAIQLSEPAPLRELLTMALKDDESMSDVNEKEKLEIAEVNTEILKENAEMINEYFSIHIDQGGNLTRLPVVLDQYTPDMDRLPEFMLTLGNDIAWDVEKECFRTAAAAIGNFYALHPPILPNPSGKGIRLYKRNKDSMGSAEPADNDLTGTDEDDVDQELVAEAEAAWAQREWTIQHVLFPSMRLFLKPPKSMATDGTFVQIASLDKLYKIFERC from the exons ATGGAGGTCGACGAGCCGGCGCCgcacggcgggggcgggggcggggcccCGCCCCGCATCCGGCGGCTGGAGGAGTCGGTGGTGAACCGCATCGCCGCGGGGGAGGTGGTCCAGCGGCCGTCGTCGGCGGTGAAGGAGCTCGTCGAGAACAGCATCGACGCCGGCGCCTCCACCGTCTCTGTCACCGTCAAGGACGGCGGCCTCAAGCTCATCCAGGTCTCCGACGACGGCCACGGCATCCGG TGTGAGGACTTGCCAATATTGTGTGAGAGACATACTACCTCAAAGCTGTCTGCATATGAGGACCTACAAACAATAAAGTCCATGGGGTTCAGAGGGGAGGCTTTGGCCAGTATGACTTATGTTGGCCATGTTACGGTGACAACAATAACAGAAGGCCAACTGCATGGCTACAG AGTTTCTTATAGGGATGGAGTAATGGAGAATGACCCGAAGCCCTGTGCTGCGGTTAAAGGAACTCAAGTCATG GTTGAAAATTTATTCTACAATATGGTAGCTCGTAGGAAAACACTGCAGAACTCCAATGATGACTATCCAAAGATAGTGGACTTCATCAGTCGGTTTGCGGTCCATCACATCAATGTGAACTTCTCTTGCAGAAAG CATGGAGCCAATAGAGCAGATGTTCACAGTGGGAGCACATCTTCAAGGCTAGATGCTATTAGGAATGTCTACGGGGCTTCGGTTGTTCGTGATCTGATGGAAATACAGGTTTCAGATGAGAATGCTGTAGATGAAATATTCAAGATGGATGGTTTCATCTCAAATGCAAATTATGTGGCAAAAAAGACTACTATGATTCTTTTCATAAATG ATAGACTTGTAGACTGCACTTCTTTGAAAAGAGCTACTGAATTTGTGTACTCTGCAATACTGCCTCAAGCATCCAAACCCTTCATATACATGTCCATCAATCTTCCACCAGAACACGTGGATGTCAATATACATCCAACCAAAAAGGAG GTTAGCCTCTTAAATCAAGAGCGTATTATTGAAAAAATTAAAGATGCTATTGAGGAAAAACTGCTGAACTGTAATAACACAAGGATATTCCAAACTCAG GCACTAAACTCTTCAGCACTTACTCAATCTAACATACGAAAGGACATGAGCACGGAGATCAGCACGCCTACTG GAGAAAAATCTCAAAAGGTTCCTGTGAGCCAAATGGTCAGAACAGATCCACGCGATCCATCTGGAAGGTTGCACACCTATTGGCAAGGTCAATCTTCAAATCTTGAAAAGAAATCTGACCTTGTTACCGTGAG AAATATTGTAAGATCAAGAAGAAATCCAAAAGATGCTGGTGATTTGTCCAGTCGCCATGAGCTTCTTACAGAAATAGATTCTAACTTACATCCCG GCCTTTTCGATATTGTTAAGAATTGCACATATGTTGGAGTTGCCGATGAGGTTTTCGCTTTGATACAGCACAATACCCTCTTATACCTTGTCAATGTGGTAAATGTTAG CAAAGAACTCATGTACCAACAAGCTCTGTGCCGCTTTGGAAACTTCAATGCTATACAGCTAAGTGAACCTGCTCCGCTTCGGGAGTTGCTGACAATGGCACTGAAAGATGACGAATCAATGAGTGATGTAAATGAGAAGGAGAAACTAGAAATTGCAGAA GTGAACACTGAGATACTAAAAGAAAATGCTGAGATGATTAATGAGTACTTCTCGATTCACATTGATCAAGGTGGCAACCTGACCAGACTTCCGGTTGTACTTGATCAGTACACCCCTGATATGGATCGCCTTCCAGAGTTCATGTTGACTCTAGGAAATGAC ATTGCCTGGGACGTTGAGAAAGAGTGCTTCAGAACGGCAGCAGCTGCTATTGGAAACTTCTATGCGCTTCATCCTCCCATCCTTCCAAATCCATCTGGCAAAGGCATTCGGTTATACAAGAGAAATAAAGATTCCATGGGAAGTGCTGAACCGGCTGATAACGATTTAACAGGTACAG ATGAAGATGACGTCGACCAAGAGCTGGTTGCGGAAGCAGAGGCGGCATGGGCTCAGCGCGAGTGGACCATCCAGCACGTCTTGTTCCCGTCCATGCGACTTTTCCTCAAGCCCCCTAAGTCGATGGCAACGGATGGAACGTTCGTCCAG ATTGCTTCTCTAGACAAGCTTTACAAGATCTTCGAGAGATGCTAG